CCATCGGCGTGAAAAGAAAAGACGCGGCTACAGGGAGCAAGCCCGCAACCGCGTCTCTGGGAAGTGATCCTCTTTTTAGTTGCGCCGGCGGCGTGCCAGAAGCGGCAGGGCAGCGAGGCTCAGCAATAGGGCGGAGGGCTCGGGAACCGTTTCCATGGTGATGGTCCACGAGACCAAACGATGCTCACCACCGCCGGAAAGATCGGCGACGAAGAGGCCCCATGAGCCGCTAGCCGCGCCTTCCTCAAAGAGGTCCAGGCCAGCGGTGACCGCATCGGTATCAAGGACCAGCGCAGGATCGATGTCGCGACCGTCTGCCTGCCAGATACCCGTGAGCGGGCCGGTCAGCGGTGTCGTGGCACCGCCGAGTTCGAGCCGGTAGTTGTGGATATTCGCGGCACCCTCGTTGGAGAAGGTGACATTCATGCTCTGATTGTCACCGTATCCCGCCGGAGTGGTTGAGGTGCGTCCCGCCCGGTTGAGCAGCACGGCCTTGTCGACGCCGTTGGTGAGATAGATGTAGAGATCTCCGAGGAAGGCTTCTTCGCCCGGTGCGGCTTCGATCTGGATCGAGAGCTCGATCGTGACCACCGATTCCGTCCCCGCATCGACGGTGAGTGAGCGGGCGAGGCCGGAGCTGGAACCATCCGGGATATTCGTGTTGACGGTATCGGTCACCACGATCGTCGCCGCGTTCGCGAGCGGTGCACAGCCCAGCACCGCGGCCATGAGAGATGCTTTTAGGAAAAGAGAGTTCATGGAGTGAAGGAGTGGAGGTTTCAAGGTGGCGGAAGCTGGGCTTCGATCACGCGGTAGTAGCGCGTTTCCGGCAGTGGGCCCACGTCCGTGAAGAGCATCGCCCCGTTGGCCGGACAAACTTGCGGGCTACCGCTGTTGGTCCAGACAGCCAGGTCCTCGGAGGTCTGGAGCAAATAAGTCCGTCCGGAAATTCCAAGGCACACGATCAGCCGGTCATCACCTTGGGTGAACTGTCCGACGATGTTGAAGCTCGCGCCGCTTTCGGCCGAGGCTGCAATGCCCACCGTGCCGGTCACCGTTTGCACACCATCGGTGATGGTGAAGGTGAAGCTGTCCGCGCCGGAGAATCCTGCGGGCGGCTGGTAGTAGATCCAGCCATCCACGATGGTGACGGTTCCACCTTGGGCGGTCGGCAGGTTTTGCACCGAGACGAGGCTGACAGCACGGCCTTCGACGATGGAGGTCAGCGCGAGGAGATCGGAGATCTTGAGCTTGCCGGAAACGCCGATCTTCACGGCGAGCGAGCCATTTCCTGCGACGAGCAGCGGATCATCATCGGTGATCGTGCCAGTGGCTTCCACGGTGCCGAGCGACACGCTGCGGCCGGACGCGGAAAGATCACTGAGGGAGGCTACTACGGTTTCGTCTGACTCCACATCATTGTCACCGGTCACGGCGACATCGAAGGAAGCGGTGGTCTGACCGGCCGGGATCGTCAGCGTTGCAGCGCCGAGTGCGGTGAAGTCCGTGCCTGCCGCGGCGGTGCCGGTGGCGAGTGTCTGGCGGCTCACCGTGACAGCGGTGTCCACCGGATTCGTCAGAGAGACGGTGAATGGCAGATTGACAGCGCTGCTGTCGCCCTCCGCCACGGTCCCGCCGGCGAGCGAGATCACCGAGCTGTCGTCGTTGAGGATCGTGCCTGTGGCTTCAGCATCCGTGATGATGCCCGGGGACGGATTGTCCAGATTGACTGTGAAGGTTTCATCCAGCTCCACGGTCGAATCGTTCGTGATGGTTACCACCACGGGCAGCGTGCTGACCCCGTCTTCGAAGGTCAGGATGCCGGCGACCTGCTGGTAATCGGTGCCGCCCGATGCGGTGCCTGCTGTCAGTGAGTAATTCACGCTGGACCCGCCCGATGTGCTGCCGGAGCGGGTGACATCGAAGCTGATCGTTCCTGCATCTTCCTGAGCGGAGGCGTCGGCGATGGAGTAGGAATACAGGTCACCGGTGACGCGCAGGTTATCGAAGAGGATCCGTTCGCCATTTCCGTCGGTGGCAGCAACGATGCGCACCCCGAGTGTCGTCGCGGAGGGAAGGTCGAAGCTGAAGTCTTGGAAGGACGAAGTGAGCGCCGTGCCATCACCGGTACCATTGAGATCGGTATCCAGTGCCAGATTGCCGCTCGCACCCGCAGTGGAGCGGAAGGCGTATTTGGTTTCCCACGCACCACCATCCACGCTGGTTTGGATCAGCAGGAAGTCATCGAGCTGTTCGAAGACGCTGCCACCCTGGGTCGCGGCCAGAAGGTTCAACTTCAGATTGGTGTAGTTCGCGGTATTGACGTGCGCCGTTACCGCTTCGAGCGGTTCGGCATCGGTCTGGGTCCGCTCGGCGGCGAAGACGTTCGCCCCATCCGTGCCCGGCACAGCGGTTGTCGGGACGAGACGGGTGAAGAGCGAATTGCCGCTGGAAAAGCCGCCCAGCACGCTGTAGCGCGTTCCTCGGCCGTCCGTCTCGAAGCTTTCGGTGAAGGGCATTTCCTGCACCGGCACGAGGTCGACCACCGAGATCTGGCGGATGGGGGCGTTGCTGGTGTTGGTGCCGTCCGTGGTCGCAAAGGTTACGTGGCGCGTGGCCGTGGACGGATTGACCGTATTGGTGTTCTGGTAGCGGACGCTGGCCAGCACTGCCTGGTAGTCGGCCAAGGTGGCGACGCGGTTGATGGTCAGCACGCCGCCGGCGTAGCTGATATCTCCGGCTACAATCGAGCCGGAAGGAGTGGCAGTGAGGACGTCTTCGCTGGCCAGGTAGTTCTGCGAGATGCTGACGGTGGCAGAGGGGAGGGTGGAGCTGTCACCATCGCTGAGGGTCAAGCCCGGCGCGATCAACTGGGCCCCGCTTCCCTCCGCGTAGCTCAGCGGAGTTACCGACACATTCCCGATCGCAGGCGGATTCGTTGCCGCGGTTTCACCGAAGATCCGGATATTGTCGAAGCAGACGTACTCTGCCGAGCCGTTGGTGAAGAAGGTCAGGCGGACTTGGACCGAGTTGCCGCTAGGAATCGAGAAAGAGGCCTCCTGGAAAGTGGCATCCAGCGAAGCGGGAACGCCAACAGGCACGGTACCTCCGCCGAGTCCGTCGAAGTCAGCGTCGTAGATCAGGGAACCATTGGTGGCCGAGGACGGTGAATACTGTCCCAGCGTCGTGAAAGCCCCGCCATCGATGCTCGCTTCGATCCGGATGCGCTCGTGGTTCACCGTTGGATCGGTGAAATCGTAGACATTCAGATCGGTGGCGCCGCTGACGAAATCGCCCGGAGCCGAAAGAAGCAACTTAACCGAGTTGTTGATCTTACCGGTAATCGGGAACGCCGTGGTGGTGAGGGTCAGCGGTCCCGGGGCATTGTCGCCGACCTGAGCACTCACGCGGTTGACCCGGACTGCGGTGAACATCCGGTTGCCATCTCCGCCGGCAATGGTGCGAGGGCCTTTGATCCGGGTGCCGTTGTTCAGAACGGATGCACAGATTGGCGTGACGCTCGTCCCGTCATCATAGGTGTAGGACGAGGTGTAGCCGATGGATCCCGGCGTCCCTTCGAAGGATTCCCGGCCTAATTCGACCGGGGCGGCGAAGGCCGATGCCGGGAGCAGCAAGGCCAATGTGCCCAAATGATATTTCATACGCAGAGGAGAGATTGGGTTCCGCGGAACGAACTCAGTTGCGGGAGGGGAAGATCCCGTTAATGGCGATGATGTAGTTGATCGCCAGAAACGGCTGAAGAATCGGAACCGGCAGGTTGCTTCCGCTGATCCCGTTGGTGACGGTCGGGGTCGAAACGTTAACGGTCACCGGTGCAGTCTGCGCATTTGCGGAAGTAGCATCCGTGTATTGCTCCTCACCTGCCGAGCTGATGGCCGGGATCCGTCCTGCTGGCGAATCGCTATCTCCGGGATTGGTCGAGCACGGAAGCGAGATCGTGTTGTTCCCTCCACCCGGGGTTACCACCGCGACGTGCGTGTGCGCCGGCATTTGTGCCTGGGTCATCGTCACGGTTTCCGTACCCGCCATTTCACCCAGAACATACAAGGAAAGTCCCGGACCTTGGCCGGCATGAATCGGCACACGGCTCTGCAGGTTCGGGAGGGCGAAGGTCGTCTGGCCATTGCCGCCATAGGTGGTGCCGAGGATCGAGAAAAGCGCCGTGTTTTGTGCGATAGAGAGGATCTGGCCGTTGCACATCATGTAGCCTCGCGGGGCGAAGTTACCTGCGAACATTTTGATTTCTCCGATGAAGGGTTCAGACATGGTGGATGGAGTGTTAGTGTGTTTGGGAGGCGTCTGCCGTGGGGTCTTCGATCTCGCGCAGCCAAGAGGCCATGCGGGGGAAATCATGGGTCATGCGGTACCAGCGCAGCATCGGAATGCCGACGCCTTGGCCCGCTGAATACTGGGCGGCCAATTGTGCTCCGCCAGAGCGGTAGCCGCCTTCGTGAAAAACAATGGAGGGATCGATCCCGCACTCGACCGCTGCAGCGTAGGACCACGCCATCGCAGCCATTTCGTCAGCAGGGGAGACTTCGAGTTTCCCATTCTGCGCGGCTCGCACAGAGGGTGGGCTTACCGCGATGTGGCCGGCTTCATGCAGTAGATCGCCAGGCCACTGGAGACGCGCTGGATCGATGAGCAGCGCTCCATCTTCGAGATGGACGCCTGGAAGAAACTCCCCCTCGGGAAGGTCCGCGATTTTCCACTCGATTCCCACGCGATCGAGGAAACCGGTGATCTGCTCCAGGACGGGATTCTCAGGCCACGAGCTCACGGTTCCGGAGGGGTTCGGATGAATGAACGAATGCTTCCTCTTCGCTGGTCAGCGGCAGTGGTGCGACCCACGGGGAGTGAGGATGATTGAGTTTGACCGTTGCGACCGCGCGATCGATGCGCGCGCAACCCGCAAAGTCCTCAAGTCCGGCGATCACGCGTTCAGGGTCGTTGACGAGGTCTTCCAGATGCAGATCGAAAGTTGGCAAACGGCCGGAAAGGCCGGCCAAGGCGGCGCGGCTATTGACCGCCTCGGTGACGAAGCGTTGGAAGTCGGCACCGGGGCCGAACATGGAGGCGGCCTTGGCGGAGCGCATCGTGTCGGCGAGATTCCGATCAACGCGGATCACCCTGGCCTTCGGAAGCATTACAGGCAGCAGGCCGATCATCCACGCCTGCGGGCCGGCGTGCTTCCATCCCCATATGGGACGGCCGTGACCGCGTGCTTCGGCTGCACAATGGGAGAGGGGACCGGCGGCGAATTTCGCCAGGCTGGCGAGATAGCCCTCCGTTTCCGGCAGAAGGTCGGCGATGAATTCCGCGGTGTTGCCCGCCAGAACCCCGTTCAACATCGGATCGGAACGATGTGCCTGCTGGCCGACGGCGAATTGCTTCGTCGAAAGCCAGGACATGAAGAAGGCGGCATCGTTTCCGACGCTATCGCCGTAGATGAGGCAGTCGTTGGCCGAACACAGGAGGCGCTGGACCAAGGTGGTGCCCATCCGCGGCGAGGCGGAAAGTACGATCAGCGGAGCGAGGTCCTTCACGCGGCCACCTCCGTTTCCACATCGAGGGTGGCAATCCACGCATCAAGCTCCGGACTGCGGCGGGCATCGATCACGAGATGCACGCGGTCGGTTGCGCCGTGGTTTTCCACCGAATGGCGGTCACTCAGGCGGAGATACCAAGAGGTCCCTTCGCGAAGGTCGAGACGCGTGCCATTCAGGCGGAAGTCGACGCCGGGATTCGTGGTCACCGGCACATGAATCCGGACGGCACCGCTTTCAAAGGCGAGATCGTGGTCGCAGTGTTCCTTGATGATCGAGCCAGGCGTAAGCTTCATCAAGCGAACGCAATCGAGCGGGAAGGGGAATGCGGCCAGCGCTTCAGGGAAGTAGCTGCAGCGCGAAAGAAAGGGCGTGTCCGCGAATTCCGTGCAGGTGGGATCCGAGTACATCATCATCACCGGATGCGTGGCGCCGGCGGGCCCGCGGAGGGGAATGATGCTCCAGTCCCCATCGAAGTTCTGCTTCACGAAATGCTGCATCCACTCGCCTGCCTCCAAAACGGCAAGATCCGCCTGCATCCGCGCCACATCGAAACGAAGTGGCAGGAGGAGGCGATCGGGGAGGGTTGGGAGGGATGACATCGTTTCGCGATATCAGGCTCTCAGATCCAATTGGATGGAGCGTCCTTGGCGCTCAAAGGTGAAGGTATTGCCCTTCGCTTTGACCTTTCCGTCTCCCAGGCTGGAGGCCTTGCGGGAGAGGGCGTCGAAATCGCTGACCTTGCAGCGGATATAGAGGGTTTCGCCCTCTTCCCGGATAT
This portion of the Luteolibacter luteus genome encodes:
- a CDS encoding PEP-CTERM sorting domain-containing protein; translated protein: MNSLFLKASLMAAVLGCAPLANAATIVVTDTVNTNIPDGSSSGLARSLTVDAGTESVVTIELSIQIEAAPGEEAFLGDLYIYLTNGVDKAVLLNRAGRTSTTPAGYGDNQSMNVTFSNEGAANIHNYRLELGGATTPLTGPLTGIWQADGRDIDPALVLDTDAVTAGLDLFEEGAASGSWGLFVADLSGGGEHRLVSWTITMETVPEPSALLLSLAALPLLARRRRN
- a CDS encoding Calx-beta domain-containing protein is translated as MKYHLGTLALLLPASAFAAPVELGRESFEGTPGSIGYTSSYTYDDGTSVTPICASVLNNGTRIKGPRTIAGGDGNRMFTAVRVNRVSAQVGDNAPGPLTLTTTAFPITGKINNSVKLLLSAPGDFVSGATDLNVYDFTDPTVNHERIRIEASIDGGAFTTLGQYSPSSATNGSLIYDADFDGLGGGTVPVGVPASLDATFQEASFSIPSGNSVQVRLTFFTNGSAEYVCFDNIRIFGETAATNPPAIGNVSVTPLSYAEGSGAQLIAPGLTLSDGDSSTLPSATVSISQNYLASEDVLTATPSGSIVAGDISYAGGVLTINRVATLADYQAVLASVRYQNTNTVNPSTATRHVTFATTDGTNTSNAPIRQISVVDLVPVQEMPFTESFETDGRGTRYSVLGGFSSGNSLFTRLVPTTAVPGTDGANVFAAERTQTDAEPLEAVTAHVNTANYTNLKLNLLAATQGGSVFEQLDDFLLIQTSVDGGAWETKYAFRSTAGASGNLALDTDLNGTGDGTALTSSFQDFSFDLPSATTLGVRIVAATDGNGERILFDNLRVTGDLYSYSIADASAQEDAGTISFDVTRSGSTSGGSSVNYSLTAGTASGGTDYQQVAGILTFEDGVSTLPVVVTITNDSTVELDETFTVNLDNPSPGIITDAEATGTILNDDSSVISLAGGTVAEGDSSAVNLPFTVSLTNPVDTAVTVSRQTLATGTAAAGTDFTALGAATLTIPAGQTTASFDVAVTGDNDVESDETVVASLSDLSASGRSVSLGTVEATGTITDDDPLLVAGNGSLAVKIGVSGKLKISDLLALTSIVEGRAVSLVSVQNLPTAQGGTVTIVDGWIYYQPPAGFSGADSFTFTITDGVQTVTGTVGIAASAESGASFNIVGQFTQGDDRLIVCLGISGRTYLLQTSEDLAVWTNSGSPQVCPANGAMLFTDVGPLPETRYYRVIEAQLPPP
- a CDS encoding phage tail protein, producing the protein MSEPFIGEIKMFAGNFAPRGYMMCNGQILSIAQNTALFSILGTTYGGNGQTTFALPNLQSRVPIHAGQGPGLSLYVLGEMAGTETVTMTQAQMPAHTHVAVVTPGGGNNTISLPCSTNPGDSDSPAGRIPAISSAGEEQYTDATSANAQTAPVTVNVSTPTVTNGISGSNLPVPILQPFLAINYIIAINGIFPSRN
- a CDS encoding sulfotransferase; the protein is MKDLAPLIVLSASPRMGTTLVQRLLCSANDCLIYGDSVGNDAAFFMSWLSTKQFAVGQQAHRSDPMLNGVLAGNTAEFIADLLPETEGYLASLAKFAAGPLSHCAAEARGHGRPIWGWKHAGPQAWMIGLLPVMLPKARVIRVDRNLADTMRSAKAASMFGPGADFQRFVTEAVNSRAALAGLSGRLPTFDLHLEDLVNDPERVIAGLEDFAGCARIDRAVATVKLNHPHSPWVAPLPLTSEEEAFVHSSEPLRNRELVA
- a CDS encoding aspartyl/asparaginyl beta-hydroxylase domain-containing protein translates to MSSLPTLPDRLLLPLRFDVARMQADLAVLEAGEWMQHFVKQNFDGDWSIIPLRGPAGATHPVMMMYSDPTCTEFADTPFLSRCSYFPEALAAFPFPLDCVRLMKLTPGSIIKEHCDHDLAFESGAVRIHVPVTTNPGVDFRLNGTRLDLREGTSWYLRLSDRHSVENHGATDRVHLVIDARRSPELDAWIATLDVETEVAA